The nucleotide window TGAACTGGGTCCGGGGAGTGAAGAAAGACTTGACAGATATTCCAAGGGCGATATACGATGAATTCTCCTAGAGGTAGGTTTCTGAAAGAGCGATCTTCTTGGAGAAATAACGCCCTGAATCTTAACCCTGTTGCGTGAGTGGCGACAAAGGAGGTGAGAATAGGCGCCAACAGAAAGCCTGGAGATGTGTGATGTCAAGGGCAGCACGGTCTACGTTATCTAATAAATTGATCAGAGCGTAAGGAGGAAGAATCGAATGGCACAGTATAAGACTGAAGCGGTATCGGGTAAAAGTGCCGAGTCAGTAGAGAAGATGTTCGGCTGGGGTACCTGGTGGAAATGCATGATACCTATCAGCATCTTCTACGTCATGATTCGGATCTACCAGCAGTACTTCTCGTGGTCGAAAGGCCTCGACTTCTTTTCTGAGGACTTTCGGGTCTATTGGTGGAACATGCTCATCGGTGAGTTGATCATCGAGGCGGCGGTACTGACCTTCACCTTGGGCTACATCTGGAAGACCCGCGACCGGAATCTGGATCGAATCACGCCGGAGGAGGAACTCAGGCGGTTCTGGGGTCTCGGAATGTGGATCGCGACGTACGCCTGGGCCGTCTATTGGGGTGCCAGCTTCTTTACCGAGCAGGACGGGACGTGGCACCAGACGGTGATCCGCGATACGGACTTTACGCCGAGCCACATCATCGAGTTCTATCTCAGCTACCCGATCTACATCATTATCGGGATTAACTCCTACATGTGGGCCAGGACCCGTATCCCCATGTTTTCCAAGGGGCACTCCCTGCCCTTCATGCTGACGGTCGGCGGTCCTGCGATGATCTTTGTGAATGTGGCGCTGAACGAGTGGGGCCACACCTTCTGGATCATGGAGGAGTTGTTTGTGGCACCGCTCCATTGGGGCTTTGTCACGCTCGGCTGGTGCCTTTTTGGGGTATATGGCATAGCGCTGACAATTACTCCGCGGGTCTTTGAGTTGATCAAGATCTGCAGCGGTAACAAGTCTACTGCGTGACGAAACTCGGTAAGGATCGTTTGTTGAGGATCCTCGAAGTCCACAAGTCCAAATAGTGGAGGGGGGTGGCGTTCTTGCCCCCCTCCCTTTGAGAGAGAGGAAGAGCTATATGGCGCTCTTGACACAACAGCAAGCCCTGAGCCTGGAGCGGAAATTCGATATTATCGTAATAATTGCTGCGTTCACGGGCACGGTCGCGGGGTATCATATTCACCAGATGCTGACCGTCGGCGACTGGGACTTTTGGCTGGACTGGAAGGATCGGCGTTGGTGGGTCACGTTGACGCCGATCCTGTTGATCACCTTTCCCGCGGCAACGCAATATTTCATGTGGGAGAAGATGCGTCTTCCGATCGGCGCCACATTTTGCGTGATGACGCTTCACTTCGGGCAATGGATGAATCGGGTCTTTAACTTCTACATGTGGGCCTGGTTCCCGGTTAACTTTGTCACTCCGAGTCTTATGATACCCAGCGCGATCTTTCTGGACGTGACGCTGATGATGACAGGAAGCTACATGTTCACGGCGTTGTTCGGCGGTATGGGGTGGTCCCTGTTATTCTATCCGGCGAACTGGACTTGGCTCGCCCCGTTTCACTTGGCAGTGAAGCATCCAAGCGGGCCGCTCATGTCGATTGCCGATCTGATGGGGATGGAGTATGTTAGGTCTGCCACGCCTGAATACATCAGGATCATTGAGCGTGGGACGCTACGGACATTCGGAAGGGATGTCACGCCAGTCTCCTCTTTCTTCGCTGGGTTCATCAGCGGGATAGTATACCTCTGGTGGGTTTGGATGGGGAAGGTGATCAGCAGGCCGGTATTCCTCTCGCGTACGTAGCTGTTATTGATGCTGGCCCGTGGTGGGTTCTCGAAGCAAGCCTGCAAGGCAAGAGAAGACTCCACGTGGCGCTGCAATGCGAATGAATTGACTCTTACCCACGAACCTGGGAGGATAACAATGAGGATCGGACGAGCGGCGTTGTCGGCGATCGTGCTTGGAGCGATCGCCGTGTCCGCGGGAACGGTATGGGCCCATGGCGAGCGGTCGCAGGAGCCGTTTCTGCGGATGCGCACGATAACGTTTTACGATACTGAGTGGTCGAAATCGAAGGTGAAGCCCGGCGAGACGATGGATCTGACGGGGAAATTCCATACGTTCAGTGAATGGCCGCAGGCCGTCAATACCCCAGAGTCGATCTTTCTCCACTTCTCGGTACCAGGGCCATCAATGCTTAAGAAAGAGGCGTGGATGAATGGCATGCCCGTCATCAACGCTACCAGTACGATTCTTGGCGGAGACTATGATTATAGAATGGTCCTTATGGGGCGGGTCACCGGGACTTATCATGTTCACCCGATGGTAAATATTGCGGGTGGAGGGCCCCTGGTCGGTGGAGGCCAATTTGTCACTGTCGATGGCGATTGGACTGGCTTTCAAAATAACGTCGCGACCATCGATGGCTCGACAGTGAACATGGAAAACCACGGGCTGGGAAGGATCATCGGCTGGTGGGGTTTTTGGGTCGTCATAGGTCTGTTCTGGCTGTTGTATTGGATAAAGAGACCATTTTTGCGGCGTGTCTTCCAGGTTGGGGTTGTGCCTGAGGAGCAGCTTGTGAGCTCAGGCGATAAAACGGTGGCGGTCGTTCTCATGGTCGCGACAGTCCTCATCGTGTCCATTGGCTACGTCACGACCAACAGCGCCTATCCCATCACGATTCCGCTGCAGGCCGGTAGGATGGATACTCCTGAACTAGCGCCCACCACGGCGTTTACGCCGTACGCCCATGCCACCATAAAGGCTAGGCCGATAACCGCGATCTATACAGTGCCTGGGCGTTCTCTTGGGATGCTGGTAGAGATCAAGAACGGTTCGAACAGGCCTCAGCAGTTGGGGGGATTCATCACGGCCAACCTGCAGTTCAGGGAGCCCAGCATGTTCCCAGACTCGCGGCTCAAGGTCAAGGTGGAGCCTAACGGCCCCATCGCTCCTGGCCAGACAGTACAGCTAACGATTGATGCTACTGACGCGGAATGGGAGTACCAGAGGTTGGCCGAGTTGATCTATGACTCAGATAGCCGGTACGGCGGACTCCTTGAGTTCTTTGATGCAGACAAGAACCGGCAAATTGTCGAGGTCGGCGGTCCTGTGATCCCGTCCTTTGAGGGCGGTGCCACTGCCATGACAGGCGGCGGCAAATGGCGACCAACTACGCAGTACAAATAACGGGAAGGAGACACGAAATCATGGAAGCAGCCGGGATGAACATAGCTCTGCTGGTAATGCTGCTCATTGTCATTATGACGTTGGTGAACCAGGCTTAAGCGGGTGCGTGAGGGTCCCATCCTTTGAGATTCCAGATTCGGGATTTCAACGGGTGGGACCCTCACCCTTTTCAAGCGACGCCACCTCAGCAGGTGGTGGGGAGCTTTAATAAGAAGGCAAGTAGAAGGAAGTAGGATAGGGGAATGAGGGAGTTGGCTTCGATTGGGCTGGCAGTGTTGTTGGTGGCATCCGGGGTATCGCAGGCATGGGCTCACGGTGGTGGTGGCGCTGGTGGAATTACAGAGGGTGATCTTTGCTCGGTAGAAAAGGGACATCAGCTTGTCCACTTCAGCGCCTATCAGCATGTGTCTGCAGGGCCGGCATCTCAGCTTGCTCGGCTCAAGGATGCGGATCTGAAGCGGTACGTTGATGCGCTAAAAGAGGAGTTTCGGTCCTACTGCCGAGATATCCCAAGTACGGGAAAGACGACACTGACCTTTGATCTCATTAGCGATACTCTTCGAACGATTCCGATGGCTGTCCGGGTCGTTGAGGTGACGAATGACGGCGAGTCCGGAACAGTCCTGGAGATCCCGCAGCAAGTCTACCCCACTGGCGTGGTGAGAGCGGAGGCGGAGTTTACTAAGGCCGGGAAATATCGGGCTATCGTCGAGCTTCAGGAGCACCATGCAGACGGATCCCCACTCGTGGGTGCTGACGACGCGGTAAGCCATAGTCACGATGGGACTGGGGCGGCAAATCAGAAGCACGGAACCGCTGGAGAGGAAGAGGCGTATCATGCCTACGATTCTAACTTTAGCTTCCCCTTTACAGTCGGACTGAAGACAGCCAGGTCTGTTGGTGGTTCTTCGTCCATGATGAGCAATCCGGCTATTCTGGTGATGACCATAGCAGGTATTGGTATCGGTACTGTGCTCTATGTAAGGCGAAAGAATAAAGCGGCCTAAACGGACCACATAAGAGCGTCTGGGAAAAAATTGACCCTCTCACGATGGGATGGACACTCGTGAGAGGGTCAATTGTTAGCTATAAGCGCCAGCGCACATACAACTAACTGCGGAGAATCTTTAAGGGCAGTTTCCTTTAATAGCGCCCCAGGCCTTTCCGCATTCGTCAGACGCACATACTTTGTCTCTCTTACATGTCTTAACTTTTTCCGTATCCGTTGTGCCTGAATAGTGCGCTTGGGGAGAAACATCGTTAAGGCCATTGTCCAATCCGTCCACTGGAGAACATCCGCACGGACCTGCCGTCGACTTATAGGTCCAGCCTTGTGCTGAGCCACCGCAAACTCACCTGTTTACAGCTCCCACCATCTCTTCCTTGCCCCCCAAGTGTCATGCGCCTAGTTGCAGTAGCGTGGGAGCTATTGGGGGGGCCGGCAGCAAAAAATATAACAGGCTGCGAGCTAGGCGATACCTCCCGCCAGACCGGTGGTGGTAGGTGGTACCGGTGCCGAAGGGGAGCCTCCTGGCGCAGCAGCTTCGGTGCCTGCCTCAGCGCTGGTAGGTCGTGATGCGTCCAGCGCCACAACCTTCCCCGCCATGACGTCGTCCAGTTCCTCCGCAAATAGGGTTTCGCGATCTAGCAGGGCTTTTGCCACGCGCTGCAGCTTCTCGCGATTAGCCTCGATCATCTGATAAGCTACCGTGTAGCACTCATCGGTGATGCGGCGAACCTCCTGGTCGATCTGGTAGGCGATCTCTTCACTATAGTTTCGGCTGT belongs to Candidatus Methylomirabilis limnetica and includes:
- the amoC gene encoding bacterial ammonia monooxygenase, subunit AmoC, giving the protein MAQYKTEAVSGKSAESVEKMFGWGTWWKCMIPISIFYVMIRIYQQYFSWSKGLDFFSEDFRVYWWNMLIGELIIEAAVLTFTLGYIWKTRDRNLDRITPEEELRRFWGLGMWIATYAWAVYWGASFFTEQDGTWHQTVIRDTDFTPSHIIEFYLSYPIYIIIGINSYMWARTRIPMFSKGHSLPFMLTVGGPAMIFVNVALNEWGHTFWIMEELFVAPLHWGFVTLGWCLFGVYGIALTITPRVFELIKICSGNKSTA
- the amoA gene encoding bacterial ammonia monooxygenase, subunit AmoA — translated: MALLTQQQALSLERKFDIIVIIAAFTGTVAGYHIHQMLTVGDWDFWLDWKDRRWWVTLTPILLITFPAATQYFMWEKMRLPIGATFCVMTLHFGQWMNRVFNFYMWAWFPVNFVTPSLMIPSAIFLDVTLMMTGSYMFTALFGGMGWSLLFYPANWTWLAPFHLAVKHPSGPLMSIADLMGMEYVRSATPEYIRIIERGTLRTFGRDVTPVSSFFAGFISGIVYLWWVWMGKVISRPVFLSRT
- the amoB gene encoding bacterial ammonia monooxygenase, subunit AmoB, which translates into the protein MRIGRAALSAIVLGAIAVSAGTVWAHGERSQEPFLRMRTITFYDTEWSKSKVKPGETMDLTGKFHTFSEWPQAVNTPESIFLHFSVPGPSMLKKEAWMNGMPVINATSTILGGDYDYRMVLMGRVTGTYHVHPMVNIAGGGPLVGGGQFVTVDGDWTGFQNNVATIDGSTVNMENHGLGRIIGWWGFWVVIGLFWLLYWIKRPFLRRVFQVGVVPEEQLVSSGDKTVAVVLMVATVLIVSIGYVTTNSAYPITIPLQAGRMDTPELAPTTAFTPYAHATIKARPITAIYTVPGRSLGMLVEIKNGSNRPQQLGGFITANLQFREPSMFPDSRLKVKVEPNGPIAPGQTVQLTIDATDAEWEYQRLAELIYDSDSRYGGLLEFFDADKNRQIVEVGGPVIPSFEGGATAMTGGGKWRPTTQYK